AGCAGGCAATGGCTTCACCTAGCACCTTGGTACTATCAAGGCGGCTGCGGATGATAGCATATTGATTAACGATGTTGTAGCGACAATCTACTGAGCGACCTGCTAGGTTGAGCACCACTGCAGCGCCTTCCAACGCTTTCGTCCATGGCCCAAGCGTGTGCCCATCCCAATGCAGCATACCAATGCGATAGCCTCGTTTGCGAGTCAGGATAATTACTTGATAGCCAAGTGCTGTGAAGTGGTGAGCTAGGTGTTTCCCGAGAAACCCGTTGCCACCAGCAACAATCATCTTGGGCTTTTCCATGACGAAAGTAGTTAGAGTAGAAGTGTTTTATTAATTCTAAACTTTCAATAAAATTTGAAATATTGAAGCAAAAAAATAAGCTGCCTATTTAGCCTGGGCGCATCAGCTTCATAAACGTGCTCAGAAACCAGTTTTCATCCGCTTTGATGAGCGTAGAAGCAGCGCTATTCGCGAAGTTGGCGAAGCTCTGTACACTGGCTATCATTTTTGTGAAAGCCTCTGTTTCTTCAGGAGTAGAAGTAAGAGAGGGCTCTACTTGGCTGATTTCGCCGAGTACACGCATGATGGGTTCTAACTCCCGCTTGCGGCGTTCTTGCAAAATGAGGGTAGCTACCCGGTGAATGTCTTTCTCAGCGGAGAAAAACTCGCGCCGCTCGCCGGGGCGGAGCTCTTTGCGCACGAT
This Hymenobacter sp. GOD-10R DNA region includes the following protein-coding sequences:
- a CDS encoding GbsR/MarR family transcriptional regulator; protein product: MQLDEAKSKFIEGWGTLGSAWGVSRTMAQVHALLLVSPNALSTEDIMDQLQISRGNVNMNVRALMDWGIVRKELRPGERREFFSAEKDIHRVATLILQERRKRELEPIMRVLGEISQVEPSLTSTPEETEAFTKMIASVQSFANFANSAASTLIKADENWFLSTFMKLMRPG